A single genomic interval of Spirochaetota bacterium harbors:
- a CDS encoding bifunctional methionine sulfoxide reductase B/A protein: MDNNKINNKQNVKIINKNLTDFEKKVLFEKWTEAPFSGIYENFFDEGIYICKNCGIPLYTSKDKFKSGCGWPAFDDEIPGAIKKQPDADGRRTEILCAYCGSHLGHIFYGEGFTSKNTRHCVNSVSLNFIYQNSIKENNQIKLNRMFFAAGCFWGVQELFKKLNGVVYTRVGYMGGHKINPTYEEVCRGITGHLETVMVIYDTFKIKEEDLIKYFFEIHNFSQENGQGPDIGEQYKSAIFYIFDFQREIAEKIKYLLINNNYKVATEIRKASQFFEAEEYHQDYYQKLNEVPYCHYRRNIFNKE, encoded by the coding sequence ATGGATAACAATAAAATAAATAATAAACAAAATGTAAAAATTATAAACAAAAATCTTACAGATTTTGAGAAAAAAGTTTTGTTTGAAAAGTGGACAGAAGCTCCATTTAGTGGAATCTATGAAAACTTTTTTGATGAGGGAATTTATATATGCAAAAATTGTGGAATACCCCTTTATACTTCAAAAGATAAATTTAAATCTGGTTGTGGATGGCCTGCATTTGATGATGAAATACCAGGAGCTATTAAAAAACAACCTGATGCAGACGGAAGAAGAACTGAGATTTTATGTGCCTATTGTGGTTCTCATCTTGGCCATATTTTTTATGGAGAAGGTTTCACATCTAAAAATACTAGGCATTGTGTAAATTCAGTTTCTTTAAATTTTATTTACCAAAATAGTATAAAAGAGAATAATCAGATAAAATTAAATAGAATGTTTTTTGCAGCTGGTTGTTTTTGGGGGGTTCAAGAACTTTTTAAAAAACTTAACGGGGTTGTTTATACAAGAGTTGGTTATATGGGGGGCCATAAAATAAACCCAACTTACGAAGAGGTTTGTAGAGGCATAACAGGACATCTTGAAACTGTTATGGTAATTTATGATACTTTTAAAATAAAAGAAGAGGATCTAATAAAATATTTTTTTGAAATACATAATTTTTCACAAGAAAATGGCCAAGGACCTGATATTGGCGAGCAATATAAAAGTGCTATATTTTATATATTTGATTTTCAAAGAGAAATTGCAGAAAAAATAAAATATTTACTAATAAATAATAACTATAAAGTAGCAACAGAAATAAGAAAAGCTTCTCAATTTTTTGAAGCAGAAGAGTATCATCAAGACTATTATCAAAAACTTAATGAAGTTCCATATTGTCACTATAGAAGAAATATTTTCAATAAAGAGTAA
- a CDS encoding ATP-grasp domain-containing protein — protein sequence MLKVGVVGAGQLCRMFGEEIKNKNLNLLLYAIDPNDNPPAKEFLSQHIKADYKDFDEIIKLGEKVDVITFEIELANFKALELLESQNKKVYPSSFVLKNIQDKFIQYKFLKENSIPVPESIEIKSKEEHDFENEIKDIIKYLGIPLVLKARKDSYDGRGNFILKKEDDIKRSYKYFENKTIMAQKYVNFIFEVSIIGCRWYDGSITLFPLSFNIHGKDYNILDKTFVLNDNLMENFCYENFIYDFCKILSKEESKEIKYFDIKKVKEKAYKIAYDVIKAFNSYGVLTIEMMVEINDNHKNDNINIYVNEIAPRVHNSGHYSIEGCNISQFEAHLRAITWENKKVPFLKKNFVCMLNIYGSKNDSGKFNIIYENNGVEKIIEGTLKVDDNIFVHNYMKTEVRPYRKIGHITILSSPNEDLLNFYERILKIKDKVKIKIL from the coding sequence ATGCTTAAAGTTGGAGTTGTTGGAGCAGGTCAATTATGTAGAATGTTTGGAGAAGAGATAAAAAATAAGAATTTGAATTTGCTTCTTTATGCTATAGATCCAAATGATAACCCACCTGCTAAAGAATTTCTTTCTCAACATATAAAGGCAGATTATAAGGATTTTGATGAAATTATTAAACTTGGTGAAAAGGTTGATGTTATAACATTTGAAATAGAACTTGCAAATTTTAAAGCTTTAGAACTTCTGGAAAGCCAAAATAAAAAAGTTTATCCTTCATCTTTTGTCCTTAAAAATATCCAAGATAAATTTATACAATATAAATTCTTAAAAGAAAATAGTATTCCTGTCCCAGAATCAATAGAAATAAAATCTAAAGAAGAGCATGATTTTGAAAATGAAATAAAAGATATTATAAAATATTTAGGAATTCCACTTGTATTAAAAGCAAGAAAAGATTCTTATGATGGTAGGGGGAATTTTATTCTAAAAAAAGAAGATGATATTAAAAGATCTTATAAATATTTTGAAAATAAAACAATAATGGCTCAAAAGTATGTAAATTTTATTTTTGAAGTTTCTATTATAGGTTGTAGGTGGTATGATGGTTCTATAACTTTGTTCCCATTATCTTTTAATATACATGGGAAAGATTATAATATATTGGATAAAACTTTTGTCTTAAATGATAATTTGATGGAGAATTTTTGTTATGAAAATTTTATTTATGACTTTTGTAAAATTCTTTCTAAAGAGGAAAGTAAAGAGATAAAATATTTTGATATTAAAAAGGTTAAAGAGAAAGCATATAAAATAGCATATGATGTTATAAAAGCTTTTAATTCTTATGGAGTTTTAACTATTGAAATGATGGTTGAAATTAATGATAATCATAAAAATGATAATATAAATATTTATGTAAATGAGATAGCTCCAAGAGTTCATAATAGTGGACATTACTCTATCGAAGGATGCAATATTTCACAGTTTGAAGCTCATTTAAGAGCAATTACATGGGAAAATAAAAAAGTACCTTTTCTTAAAAAAAATTTTGTATGTATGTTAAATATTTATGGTAGTAAAAATGATTCTGGTAAGTTTAATATTATTTATGAAAATAATGGAGTAGAGAAAATAATAGAAGGGACTTTAAAAGTTGATGATAATATCTTTGTACATAATTATATGAAAACAGAAGTTAGACCATATAGAAAAATAGGTCATATAACTATTTTAAGTTCTCCTAATGAGGATCTTCTAAATTTTTATGAAAGAATTTTAAAAATAAAAGATAAAGTAAAAATAAAAATATTATAA
- a CDS encoding AIR carboxylase family protein yields the protein MKIEIRTGSDSDISHIKELINLLKLVGVDFDLRVLSAHRTPERMINEARKLEKKGFILSVAVAGGSAHLPGMTASETLLPVLAIPVLTKNFNGLDSLLSSLQMPEGVPLGVLPINDSYSTFLFILKLLNYLSSYILFDGNIYEKLVKNLFVEKSDLFLNIRKNLEKLSKKFNYLKKYNVSEKIIILIDDKIKNKCESYYKKIIQQKIDLQIKLGIEFFVYHFDPDNIEDLLLDIKENNDKSSIIVFEYFSYNPLICKISSSLANLVVHSFVLDKEENIDFNLLLNIFNKKNKFDNVTENLFPNVFTGVNRIENCFLFLLKIIATKNSKIKNFLKNYKKVMKKKVVKIDKEVKLKTKINNFLFL from the coding sequence ATGAAAATAGAGATAAGGACAGGTTCAGATTCTGATATATCTCATATTAAAGAACTTATTAATCTTCTAAAGTTAGTTGGTGTTGATTTTGATTTAAGGGTACTTTCAGCTCATAGAACACCAGAAAGAATGATAAATGAAGCAAGAAAACTTGAAAAGAAGGGATTTATCTTATCTGTTGCAGTTGCAGGTGGTTCTGCACATCTTCCTGGGATGACAGCATCTGAGACTTTATTGCCAGTTTTAGCCATACCAGTTTTGACAAAAAATTTTAATGGTCTGGATTCTCTTCTTTCAAGTTTACAGATGCCTGAAGGTGTTCCTTTAGGTGTCTTACCTATCAATGATTCTTATTCTACATTTTTATTTATTCTTAAACTTTTAAATTATTTAAGTAGCTATATTCTTTTCGATGGAAATATTTATGAAAAATTAGTTAAAAATCTATTTGTTGAAAAAAGTGATCTTTTTCTAAATATTAGAAAAAATTTAGAAAAATTATCTAAAAAATTTAATTATCTTAAAAAATATAATGTTTCAGAAAAGATAATAATATTAATTGATGATAAGATAAAGAATAAATGTGAAAGTTATTATAAAAAAATTATTCAACAAAAGATTGATCTACAGATTAAGTTAGGAATTGAATTTTTTGTCTATCATTTTGATCCTGATAATATAGAAGATCTCCTCCTTGATATAAAGGAAAATAATGATAAATCATCTATAATTGTTTTTGAATATTTTTCTTATAATCCTTTAATTTGCAAAATTTCAAGTTCGTTGGCTAATTTAGTTGTCCATTCATTTGTATTAGATAAAGAAGAAAATATAGATTTTAATTTGCTTCTAAATATTTTTAATAAAAAAAATAAATTTGATAATGTTACAGAAAATCTATTTCCAAATGTTTTTACAGGAGTTAATAGAATAGAAAACTGTTTTCTTTTTTTACTCAAAATTATTGCTACTAAAAATAGTAAAATAAAAAACTTTCTTAAAAATTATAAAAAAGTGATGAAAAAAAAGGTAGTAAAGATAGATAAAGAAGTAAAGTTAAAAACAAAAATTAATAACTTTTTATTTTTATAG